The Bosea sp. F3-2 genome window below encodes:
- a CDS encoding ABC transporter permease: MRGTLRPVLLLCALPAAFFVAFFLAPMAVVLIASLTTLAGQPTFAHYVRILADAYHWDVLWVTFRIGALTTLVCVLIGYPLAWYLVRIVKWRPWRRFCVILLVVPLFTSNIVRSFGWMVLLGRNGLVNDGLIGLGLIERPMRFLGTELGILIGLVYILLPFIVLAVGNALAKVDPALEHAAADLGATPAGTFRTIIFPLSLPGLMAGAVMVFMLAVSAYVTPALLSGGRITVFSMLIFQQYSSVFDFNYGGALSITMLVLTLALVAIAGRFSEPRRA, encoded by the coding sequence ATGAGGGGAACGCTGCGCCCGGTCCTGCTGCTCTGCGCCCTGCCGGCCGCCTTCTTCGTCGCCTTCTTCCTGGCGCCGATGGCAGTCGTGCTGATCGCGAGCCTGACCACGCTGGCGGGCCAGCCGACCTTCGCGCATTACGTCCGCATCCTCGCCGACGCCTATCACTGGGACGTGCTCTGGGTGACCTTTCGGATCGGGGCGCTTACCACGCTCGTCTGCGTGCTGATCGGCTATCCGCTCGCGTGGTATCTCGTCCGCATCGTCAAATGGCGGCCCTGGCGCCGTTTCTGCGTGATCCTGCTGGTGGTGCCGCTGTTCACCAGCAATATCGTCCGCTCCTTCGGCTGGATGGTGCTGCTCGGCCGCAACGGCTTGGTCAATGACGGGCTGATCGGGCTCGGCCTGATCGAGCGGCCGATGCGCTTCCTCGGCACCGAGCTCGGCATCCTGATCGGCCTTGTCTACATCCTGCTGCCCTTTATCGTGCTCGCCGTGGGCAACGCGCTCGCCAAGGTCGATCCGGCGCTGGAGCATGCCGCCGCCGATCTCGGCGCGACGCCGGCCGGCACTTTCCGCACCATCATCTTCCCGCTCAGCCTGCCCGGCCTGATGGCCGGTGCCGTCATGGTCTTCATGCTGGCGGTCAGCGCCTATGTCACGCCGGCGCTGCTCAGCGGCGGGCGGATCACCGTCTTCTCGATGCTGATCTTCCAGCAATACAGCTCGGTCTTCGACTTCAACTATGGCGGTGCGCTCAGCATCACCATGCTGGTGCTGACGCTGGCGCTCGTCGCCATCGCCGGGCGGTTCAGTGAGCCGAGGAGGGCTTGA